The Dokdonia donghaensis DSW-1 DNA window TTCTTGGTCAAAAACAAGTTGTGTCATCCCGTAACGATCTCGTAGATCTACCCAGATTATAAAACCTTTATCTCTAGATTTTTGTACCCATCCTGCTAGGGTTACTTCTTTATTTACATCGGCGGCGCGTAGGCTTCCGTTATTGTGCGTTCTGTACATAATTCTTGCTCAGTTTGAGATGTGCAAAAATAGAAATATAACAGGTCATTTTAAGGATAAGTAGCTATAAATGTTATTTCATAAAGTGGTGGGGTGATGAGTACGCTTTCGCGAAAGCGTAATAAGAACCCTCAAAGAAGATTTGCTGAAGAATTTTCACATTTTCTTTAGAGTCAAAAACCCTATTTATAATTGCTGCGTATTTATTTTTGTAAAATAAATCACGCTATGATTACAACAGTCGAAAAAGAGATAGAATCACTCCAGAAACAATTACTCAACCACCCACTTTATAAACGCATACATACTCCTGAGGATCTTGTTGTTTTTATGGAGCATCACGTCTATGCGGTTTGGGATTTTATGTCACTACTTAAGGCACTGCAACGTGGATTAACCTGTACAACCTTACCTTGGAAACCGGTGGGCAATCCAGAAACCCGCTACCTTATAAACGAGATTGTGCTTGCAGAGGAGACAGATATTAATGCACAAGGGAAAAGGGTGAGCCATTATGAGATGTATCTTGATGCAATGAGAAAGGCGGGTGCAGATACAACAGCAATCACAGCTGTTGTTAATGCAGATTATAGGGCGGAGACACTGGCAGATATTACAGGTCACTTGCCAGAAAGTGTACAGCAATTTTTACAATTTACCTTTGAGGTTATAATGCGTGGTAATCTACACGAGATTGCTGCAGCCTTTACCTTTGGGCGAGAAGATTTAATACCATCTATGTTTACAGCTATCATAGGTGAAATAGAAACGCACTTTCCAGAAAAGGACCTTGCAGATTTTAAATACTATTTTGACAGACACATAGAGCTAGATGAAGATGAGCACGGGCCTATGGCTCTTGAGATGGTGAGACAACTCTGTGGAGATGATCAAATAAAGTGGCAAGAAGTGATTACAGTTTCAAAGCGAGCACTAGAGGTGCGACTTGTTTTGTGGGATGGTATTTTAGAAGCGATTGAGGCGTCATCACTGGTTTCATAGTGAGATAGGAAAGTGTAAATGAGACACATAAAAAAGCCTGCATCTAGCAGGCTTTTTTTATATAGTAAGTAGAAGTGTTTACTTCTTGTTTACAGATTTTATATACTTCTCTAGAGCCATCGTCATAGATGGAGTTTCTGGAGTAGGTGCCATAATATTAATCTCTAGCCCTGCTTCTTTGGCTGCTTTTACTGTCGTGTTTCCAAAAACCGCTATACGAGTATTCTTTTGCTCAAAGTTAGGGAAGTTCTTAAATAAAGAGTCAATCCCACTTGGACTAAAGAATACTAAGATGTCATAGAAAACATTTTCATATTGTGATAAGTCGCTTACTACCGTTTTGTAAAATGTAGATTGCATCCACTTTACACCTAGCTCGTCAAGCAATTCTGGTACGATAGGCTTAAACTTATCTGAAGATGGAAGTAAAAAGGTTTCGTTTTTATGCTTTTTGATAAGCGGGATAAGCTCTGGGAAGGTACGTTTACCTACATAAATCTTGCGCTTACGATATACTACATATTTCTGTAGATAATATGCTACAGCCTCACTCTGGCAAAAA harbors:
- a CDS encoding DUF3050 domain-containing protein, whose product is MITTVEKEIESLQKQLLNHPLYKRIHTPEDLVVFMEHHVYAVWDFMSLLKALQRGLTCTTLPWKPVGNPETRYLINEIVLAEETDINAQGKRVSHYEMYLDAMRKAGADTTAITAVVNADYRAETLADITGHLPESVQQFLQFTFEVIMRGNLHEIAAAFTFGREDLIPSMFTAIIGEIETHFPEKDLADFKYYFDRHIELDEDEHGPMALEMVRQLCGDDQIKWQEVITVSKRALEVRLVLWDGILEAIEASSLVS
- a CDS encoding uroporphyrinogen-III synthase, with amino-acid sequence MKVKTILVSQPKPKVDNSPYFELEERQRVKIDFIPFIHVEGVSGKEVRLQKVDLKDYTAIILTSRNAVDHFFRIAEEMRFKVPDTLKYFCQSEAVAYYLQKYVVYRKRKIYVGKRTFPELIPLIKKHKNETFLLPSSDKFKPIVPELLDELGVKWMQSTFYKTVVSDLSQYENVFYDILVFFSPSGIDSLFKNFPNFEQKNTRIAVFGNTTVKAAKEAGLEINIMAPTPETPSMTMALEKYIKSVNKK